Proteins encoded in a region of the Ursus arctos isolate Adak ecotype North America unplaced genomic scaffold, UrsArc2.0 scaffold_2, whole genome shotgun sequence genome:
- the IL20 gene encoding interleukin-20 isoform X1 yields MKASGLPICLFSAAFYLFWTPSAGLKTLRLGSCVITTNLQEMRNGFSEIRDSVQAKDEIIDIRILRKTESLQDTKPADQCCLLRHVLRLYLDRVFKNYQTPDHHILRKTSSLANSFLTIKKDLRLCHAHMTCPCGEEAMEKYSQILSHFEELTPQAAVVKALGELDILLQWMEEMK; encoded by the exons ATGAAAGCCTCTGGTCTTCCCATCTGCCTTTTCTCTGCTGCATTTTATCTCTTCTGGACACCTTCTGCTGGACTGAAGACACTCCGTTTGGGAAGCTGCGTGATCACCACAAACCTTCAGGAAATGCGAAATGGATTTTCTGAGATACGAGACAGTGTG CAAGCCAAAGATGAAATCATTGATATCAGAATCTTGAGGAAGACTGAGTCTTTGCAAGACACAAAG CCTGCAGATCAGTGCTGCCTCCTCCGCCATGTACTGAGACTCTACCTGGACAGGGTATTCAAAAACTATCAGACTCCTGACCACCATATCCTCCGGAAGACCAGCAGTCTTGCCAACTCTTTTCTTACCATCAAGAAGGACCTCCGGCTCTGT CATGCGCATATGACATGCCCTTGTGGAGAGGAAGCAATGGAGAAATACAGCCAGATTCTGAGTCACTTCGAAGAG CTTACGCCGCAGGCAGCAGTGGTGaaggctctgggagagctggacATCCTCCTGCAATGGATGGAGGAGATGAAATAG
- the IL20 gene encoding interleukin-20 isoform X2, with product MKASGLPICLFSAAFYLFWTPSAGLKTLRLGSCVITTNLQEMRNGFSEIRDSVQAKDEIIDIRILRKTESLQDTKPADQCCLLRHVLRLYLDRVFKNYQTPDHHILRKTSSLANSFLTIKKDLRLCLTPQAAVVKALGELDILLQWMEEMK from the exons ATGAAAGCCTCTGGTCTTCCCATCTGCCTTTTCTCTGCTGCATTTTATCTCTTCTGGACACCTTCTGCTGGACTGAAGACACTCCGTTTGGGAAGCTGCGTGATCACCACAAACCTTCAGGAAATGCGAAATGGATTTTCTGAGATACGAGACAGTGTG CAAGCCAAAGATGAAATCATTGATATCAGAATCTTGAGGAAGACTGAGTCTTTGCAAGACACAAAG CCTGCAGATCAGTGCTGCCTCCTCCGCCATGTACTGAGACTCTACCTGGACAGGGTATTCAAAAACTATCAGACTCCTGACCACCATATCCTCCGGAAGACCAGCAGTCTTGCCAACTCTTTTCTTACCATCAAGAAGGACCTCCGGCTCTGT CTTACGCCGCAGGCAGCAGTGGTGaaggctctgggagagctggacATCCTCCTGCAATGGATGGAGGAGATGAAATAG